Part of the Myxocyprinus asiaticus isolate MX2 ecotype Aquarium Trade chromosome 17, UBuf_Myxa_2, whole genome shotgun sequence genome, CAATAAATTGGAAAAAGAACCTTGATAAATAAGGTTATAGTGGCATCTCCagtgataaaaataaaaacaagtattACTATTCTAGCTATAGACTGggaaaataaatttatttaaatgtacattacaCATATACTAGTCTTCATTTCTCCTGTCTTTAATTCCAAATCTTGAGACAGGTATCTTCTTAAGAGGTTGGAGTATCACATTTCCAATACTGGTTTAACGTCACCTGACATACATTAAACATGACATCATGTGACCTGTACAATTGACAAAAAAGACATACTGTTAATGCCATTATGTCGGAGGAGAGCAAGACTGCACAATGACTTTTATAGCCAAAACTTTTTATGACTTGCATGCAACTACGCTGGAAGGGGAAACAATAGATTTCAATATTTTTAGAGGAAGAGTGGTGCTGATTGAGAATGTGGCATCACTTTGAGGGAAAACAACCCAGGACTACAGCCATCTTAACGAGCTCCAGAGCAGATATCCTCACCGACTTGTGGTCCTGGGCTTTCCCTGTAACCAGTTTGGTTACCAGGTTTGTAAATAAGCAATTGCAGTTcacaatttgtttattatttcaaTTCCATTTGATTATCTACAAATTACCTAGTTCATACAGTCTTACAAGTTCATTCAAAGTAacaaacttttttacattttgactcTTCATGCTGTAGAACTGGTGTTGATAGACCTTTCGCAGGATTATTGCATGATTCTTATTCATATAATAATTTTGCCCTCTATGTCATTTTCCAGGAGAACTGCTCTAATGCAGAAATTCTGAATTCTTTGAAGTATGTACGTCCAGGTGAAGGATATAAGCCTGCATTCACCATTTTTGAGAAGTGCAATGTAAATGGGAGTGATACACATCCTGTCTTTTCCTATTTGAAAGACAAGCTTCCTTACCCAGATGATGACCCAATGTCATTCATGCAGGACCCTAAATATCTGATCTGGAACCCCATCAGTCGCAATGATATTTCATGGAATTTTGAGAAGTTTCTAGTTGGACCAGAGGGTGAACCTTTCAAGAGATATAGCAGGAAGTTTCAGACTATTAATATTGAGCCAGACATACAAAGATTGTTAAGGCTGACCAAGAACTAATCAAAAACATGTTAATTGATCATATTTCATATCGAGTCTTGTATTGATCATGGTATTTAATTAAC contains:
- the gpx2 gene encoding glutathione peroxidase 2; protein product: MTFIAKTFYDLHATTLEGETIDFNIFRGRVVLIENVASLUGKTTQDYSHLNELQSRYPHRLVVLGFPCNQFGYQENCSNAEILNSLKYVRPGEGYKPAFTIFEKCNVNGSDTHPVFSYLKDKLPYPDDDPMSFMQDPKYLIWNPISRNDISWNFEKFLVGPEGEPFKRYSRKFQTINIEPDIQRLLRLTKN